A genomic segment from Diospyros lotus cultivar Yz01 chromosome 5, ASM1463336v1, whole genome shotgun sequence encodes:
- the LOC127802474 gene encoding uncharacterized protein LOC127802474, translating to MGSKSNRSWKFILVMLSICFSRFAKAATMKYNGRDSASLDDFLQNYSSEKFPTPRTGVQYVVSLPANFTGMGASFVRVRAKTFWERGFNSSSFHIPPGILPLPFAKRFDLVFQNLGKLSSRYYNLPNFTLITPVLGLVVYDRTHLSQRGTSSLGFSVKGNPILVHFPRISPPEDRNLTMQCVRFGADETVELGNVTAANGCVARAHGHFAIVVPSPSPSPSPPRTAEERLLKWWVVAFLAGFLGLVVLLLVAAATCKFVKRKKIGKMERESEISEALGTMWIGRSKMPSATGMRTQPALEDDYVP from the coding sequence ATGGGGTCGAAGTCCAACAGAAGCTGGAAATTCATCTTGGTAATGCTCTCTATATGTTTCTCCAGATTTGCAAAAGCCGCAACGATGAAATACAATGGCCGCGATTCTGCTTCGTTAGATGATTTTCTCCAGAACTATTCCTCGGAGAAGTTTCCGACGCCTCGAACCGGCGTTCAGTACGTCGTCTCTCTCCCAGCCAATTTCACCGGCATGGGAGCTTCCTTCGTTCGAGTCAGAGCCAAGACTTTCTGGGAAAGAGGATTCAATTCCAGCTCCTTCCACATCCCGCCGGGCATTCTGCCATTGCCCTTCGCCAAGAGATTCGATCTAGTGTTTCAAAACTTAGGCAAATTATCGTCGCGTTACTACAATCTCCCAAACTTCACGTTGATCACTCCCGTTCTGGGCCTCGTGGTTTACGATCGGACCCATTTGAGCCAAAGAGGAACAAGTAGTCTCGGTTTCTCCGTCAAGGGGAACCCCATTCTGGTCCATTTCCCTCGAATTTCTCCGCCGGAAGATCGAAATTTGACTATGCAATGTGTCAGATTTGGCGCGGACGAAACGGTCGAGCTCGGCAACGTGACGGCGGCCAACGGGTGCGTGGCCAGGGCCCACGGCCATTTCGCCATAGTGGTGCCGTCGCCGTCGCCGTCGCCGTCGCCGCCGCGCACGGCGGAGGAGAGGCTGTTGAAATGGTGGGTGGTGGCATTCCTAGCCGGGTTTCTTGGGCTGGTGGTGCTGCTTCTAGTTGCGGCGGCGACGTGCAAGTTtgtgaagaggaagaagatcggGAAGATGGAGAGGGAGTCTGAGATAAGCGAGGCCTTGGGGACGATGTGGATTGGACGGAGTAAAATGCCGTCGGCGACCGGGATGAGGACTCAGCCAGCACTTGAGGATGACTACGTGCCTTAG